In a genomic window of Erigeron canadensis isolate Cc75 chromosome 5, C_canadensis_v1, whole genome shotgun sequence:
- the LOC122599917 gene encoding U-box domain-containing protein 33-like isoform X4 — translation MNLHLIRYPAVDTSDEITQDDETPAAAAVNNKVYVAVGKDLKESQSVLRWAMHKHGGDKQICLLHVHQPAHKIPMMGTKFRINQLEAHQVATYHERERQDMLQLLETYNQMCQNSGVHLEVQYIEMDSIEKGIVEFILQYNVRRLVMGAAADKHYSRRMVDLKSKKAIYVRFHAPASCHIQFVCKGNIIFTRQGRLGGPGVSVSALSLSPDTHSNSGQSSSIPRSLSERVNTRLQPDSPPQNYRRVTSDNCGTRRTSLPSFNVESTPPIRLNPELISNEWSGISHRSPLSGSRISTGSSEMMDGQGPLSYALSEDSEVGSDHGVVPEIKEDIHHLSPSSVIQERGMNDELYDQLAQAMAEADNSKRDAFEESIRRRKAEKDAIEAKRRVKVSENLYSEEYRRRREIDETLEKTNAEHEYVKEQLDEVAEELRMALEQKSFLESQIADSDRTVQELEQKMFSAVGLLQDYKKERDELQIECDDALRIVEELREKQAEEASSSRMSKFYAEFSFSEIKEATHNFDPFFKIGEGGYGSIYRCFLRHTEVAIKMLHSHSLQGPSEFQQEVNVLSKLRHPNLVTLIGACPDAWIIVYEYLSGGSLEDRLNCKDNTPPLSWQNRIRIAAELCSVLIFLHSCGIVHGDLKPANLLLDKNLVSKLSDFGICRVLSQNEFSSNNTSLCCRTDPKGTFVYMDPEFLSTGELTSKSDTYSFGIILLRLLTGRPALGITKEVQYALNKENLKSILDPTAGDWPFVQAQQLALLAMNCCDVARKNRPDLATEAWRVLEPMRVSCGLSSFRFGSEGQCQIPHYFICPIFQEIMQDPVVAADGFTYEAEALKGWLDSGHKTSPMTNLELATSNLVPNHALRSAIQEWLQQP, via the exons ATGAATCTGCACTT AATAAGGTATCCTGCTGTAGACACCTCTGATGAGATTACGCAAGACGACGAAAcccctgctgctgctgctgttaATAATAAGGTTTATGTGGCCGTCGGGAAAGATCTGAAAGAGAGCCAGTCTGTTCTGCGGTGGGCGATGCATAAACATGGAGGAGATAAACAGATATGTTTACTTCACGTTCACCAACCTGCACACAAGATCCCCATGA TGGGCACAAAATTTAGAATAAACCAACTTGAAGCGCATCAAGTTGCGACTTACCATGAAAGGGAGAGGCAAGACATGCTGCAGCTTCTCGAAACATACAATCAGATGTGTCAGAACTCAGGG GTGCATCTGGAGGTGCAATATATTGAGATGGATTCTATTGAGAAAGGTATTGTGGAATTCATACTTCAGTACAACGTCAGAAGGCTCGTAATGGGAGCAGCTGCAGACAAGCATTATTCAAG GAGAATGGTTGACCTGAAGTCAAAGAAAGCCATCTATGTGCGTTTTCATGCACCTGCTTCCTGTCATATCCAATTTGTTTGCAAAGGAAACATCATATTCACTAG GCAAGGCAGGTTGGGTGGACCTGGTGTTTCAGTGTCAGCTCTGTCACTCTCACCAGATACACATTCTAATTCTGGGCAAAGTTCATCGATTCCAAGATCTCTTAGTGAAAGAGTAAATACTAGATTACAGCCCGATAGTCCGCCTCAGAATTACCGAAGAGTCACGTCTGACAATTGTGGAACCAGAAGAACCTCATTACCTAGTTTTAACGTTGAGTCAACTCCTCCTATTAGACTAAATCCTGAACTCATCTCTAATGAATGGAGTGGGATTTCACATAGAAGCCCCTTATCTGGTTCACGGATATCTACTGGTTCTAGTGAAATGATGGATGGTCAAGGACCACTTTCATATGCTTTAAGTGAAGATAGTGAAGTTGGATCAGATCACGGTGTAGTGCCTGAAATCAAAGAGGACATTCACCATCTGTCACCTTCCAGTGTAATA CAGGAAAGAGGCATGAATGATGAGCTTTATGATCAGCTTGCACAAGCCATGGCAGAGGCAGACAATTCAAAACGAGATGCATTTGAAGAGTCTATCAGGCGCAGGAaagcagaaaaagatgctattgaGGCCAAACGCAGG GTTAAAGTATCTGAAAACTTGTATTCTGAAGAATATAGACGGAGGCGGGAGATTGATGAAACATTAGAGAAAACCAACGCAGAACATGAATATGTTAAAGAGCAGCTAGATGAAGTTGCAGAAGAACTCCGCATGGCTCTTGAACAGAAATCATTTCTCGAAAGTCAAATTGCAGATTCTGACCGTACGGTGCAGGAGCTGGAACAAAAGATGTTCTCTGCTGTTGGGTTGTTGCAGGATTACAAAAAGGAACGTGATGAGTTGCAGATAGAGTGTGATGATGCGCTTAGAATAGTAGAGGAATTGAGAGAGAAACAAGCAGAGGAAGCCTCAAGCTCTAGGATGTCTAAGTTCTATGCTGAGTTCTCGTTCTCAGAAATCAAAGAAGCCACTCACAACTTTGACCCATTTTTCAAGATTGGAGAAGGGGGTTATGGAAGTATATACAGATGTTTCCTTCGGCACACTGAAGTGGCCATAAAGATGTTGCACTCGCATAGCCTTCAAGGGCCCTCAGAATTTCAGCAGGAG GTCAATGTTTTGAGCAAACTCAGGCACCCGAATCTTGTAACCCTAATAGGAGCCTGCCCAGATGCTTGGATAATTGTTTATGAGTATCTTTCTGGTGGAAGTCTTGAAGATCGACTCAACTGCAAAGACAATACTCCCCCATTATCGTGGCAAAATAGAATCCGGATAGCTGCTGAATTATGTTCTGTGCTTATATTTCTTCATTCTTGTGGCATCGTTCATGGTGATCTAAAACCTGCTAATCTCCTCCTCGATAAAAACTTGGTTAGCAAGTTAAGTGACTTCGGAATCTGTCGTGTGCTCTCACAAAATGAGTTTTCAAGCAATAACACATCACTATGTTGCAGAACCGACCCTAAGGGTACATTTGTATACATGGATCCTGAATTTCTTTCGACTGGAGAGCTTACTTCAAAGTCAGATACGTACTCTTTTGGTATTATATTGTTGAGGTTGTTGACGGGTAGGCCTGCTTTGGGGATAACAAAGGAAGTCCAATATGCACTGAATAAAGAAAATCTGAAGAGTATATTGGATCCTACAGCTGGAGATTGGCCTTTTGTACAAGCACAACAATTGGCTCTTTTAGCAATGAATTGTTGTGATGTCGCTCGTAAAAACCGACCCGATCTTGCAACCGAGGCATGGAGGGTGCTTGAACCAATGCGGGTTTCTTGTGGACTTTCTTCCTTTAGATTCGGTTCAGAAGGACAGTGCCAGATTCCACACTACTTTATTTGTCCAATCTTTCAG GAAATCATGCAAGATCCGGTGGTTGCTGCTGATGGATTCACGTATGAAGCAGAGGCTTTAAAAGGATGGTTAGACAGCGGCCATAAAACTTCACCCATGACCAACCTTGAGCTAGCCACCTCCAACTTAGTCCCAAACCATGCTCTTCGATCTGCCATTCAAGAGTGGCTCCAACAGCCTTGA
- the LOC122599917 gene encoding U-box domain-containing protein 33-like isoform X1: MALVVSCVLMDGGQRIRYPAVDTSDEITQDDETPAAAAVNNKVYVAVGKDLKESQSVLRWAMHKHGGDKQICLLHVHQPAHKIPMMGTKFRINQLEAHQVATYHERERQDMLQLLETYNQMCQNSGVHLEVQYIEMDSIEKGIVEFILQYNVRRLVMGAAADKHYSRRMVDLKSKKAIYVRFHAPASCHIQFVCKGNIIFTRQGRLGGPGVSVSALSLSPDTHSNSGQSSSIPRSLSERVNTRLQPDSPPQNYRRVTSDNCGTRRTSLPSFNVESTPPIRLNPELISNEWSGISHRSPLSGSRISTGSSEMMDGQGPLSYALSEDSEVGSDHGVVPEIKEDIHHLSPSSVIQERGMNDELYDQLAQAMAEADNSKRDAFEESIRRRKAEKDAIEAKRRVKVSENLYSEEYRRRREIDETLEKTNAEHEYVKEQLDEVAEELRMALEQKSFLESQIADSDRTVQELEQKMFSAVGLLQDYKKERDELQIECDDALRIVEELREKQAEEASSSRMSKFYAEFSFSEIKEATHNFDPFFKIGEGGYGSIYRCFLRHTEVAIKMLHSHSLQGPSEFQQEVNVLSKLRHPNLVTLIGACPDAWIIVYEYLSGGSLEDRLNCKDNTPPLSWQNRIRIAAELCSVLIFLHSCGIVHGDLKPANLLLDKNLVSKLSDFGICRVLSQNEFSSNNTSLCCRTDPKGTFVYMDPEFLSTGELTSKSDTYSFGIILLRLLTGRPALGITKEVQYALNKENLKSILDPTAGDWPFVQAQQLALLAMNCCDVARKNRPDLATEAWRVLEPMRVSCGLSSFRFGSEGQCQIPHYFICPIFQEIMQDPVVAADGFTYEAEALKGWLDSGHKTSPMTNLELATSNLVPNHALRSAIQEWLQQP, translated from the exons ATGGCACTAGTAGTAAGTTGTGTGTTGATGGATGGTGGTCAAAGAATAAGGTATCCTGCTGTAGACACCTCTGATGAGATTACGCAAGACGACGAAAcccctgctgctgctgctgttaATAATAAGGTTTATGTGGCCGTCGGGAAAGATCTGAAAGAGAGCCAGTCTGTTCTGCGGTGGGCGATGCATAAACATGGAGGAGATAAACAGATATGTTTACTTCACGTTCACCAACCTGCACACAAGATCCCCATGA TGGGCACAAAATTTAGAATAAACCAACTTGAAGCGCATCAAGTTGCGACTTACCATGAAAGGGAGAGGCAAGACATGCTGCAGCTTCTCGAAACATACAATCAGATGTGTCAGAACTCAGGG GTGCATCTGGAGGTGCAATATATTGAGATGGATTCTATTGAGAAAGGTATTGTGGAATTCATACTTCAGTACAACGTCAGAAGGCTCGTAATGGGAGCAGCTGCAGACAAGCATTATTCAAG GAGAATGGTTGACCTGAAGTCAAAGAAAGCCATCTATGTGCGTTTTCATGCACCTGCTTCCTGTCATATCCAATTTGTTTGCAAAGGAAACATCATATTCACTAG GCAAGGCAGGTTGGGTGGACCTGGTGTTTCAGTGTCAGCTCTGTCACTCTCACCAGATACACATTCTAATTCTGGGCAAAGTTCATCGATTCCAAGATCTCTTAGTGAAAGAGTAAATACTAGATTACAGCCCGATAGTCCGCCTCAGAATTACCGAAGAGTCACGTCTGACAATTGTGGAACCAGAAGAACCTCATTACCTAGTTTTAACGTTGAGTCAACTCCTCCTATTAGACTAAATCCTGAACTCATCTCTAATGAATGGAGTGGGATTTCACATAGAAGCCCCTTATCTGGTTCACGGATATCTACTGGTTCTAGTGAAATGATGGATGGTCAAGGACCACTTTCATATGCTTTAAGTGAAGATAGTGAAGTTGGATCAGATCACGGTGTAGTGCCTGAAATCAAAGAGGACATTCACCATCTGTCACCTTCCAGTGTAATA CAGGAAAGAGGCATGAATGATGAGCTTTATGATCAGCTTGCACAAGCCATGGCAGAGGCAGACAATTCAAAACGAGATGCATTTGAAGAGTCTATCAGGCGCAGGAaagcagaaaaagatgctattgaGGCCAAACGCAGG GTTAAAGTATCTGAAAACTTGTATTCTGAAGAATATAGACGGAGGCGGGAGATTGATGAAACATTAGAGAAAACCAACGCAGAACATGAATATGTTAAAGAGCAGCTAGATGAAGTTGCAGAAGAACTCCGCATGGCTCTTGAACAGAAATCATTTCTCGAAAGTCAAATTGCAGATTCTGACCGTACGGTGCAGGAGCTGGAACAAAAGATGTTCTCTGCTGTTGGGTTGTTGCAGGATTACAAAAAGGAACGTGATGAGTTGCAGATAGAGTGTGATGATGCGCTTAGAATAGTAGAGGAATTGAGAGAGAAACAAGCAGAGGAAGCCTCAAGCTCTAGGATGTCTAAGTTCTATGCTGAGTTCTCGTTCTCAGAAATCAAAGAAGCCACTCACAACTTTGACCCATTTTTCAAGATTGGAGAAGGGGGTTATGGAAGTATATACAGATGTTTCCTTCGGCACACTGAAGTGGCCATAAAGATGTTGCACTCGCATAGCCTTCAAGGGCCCTCAGAATTTCAGCAGGAG GTCAATGTTTTGAGCAAACTCAGGCACCCGAATCTTGTAACCCTAATAGGAGCCTGCCCAGATGCTTGGATAATTGTTTATGAGTATCTTTCTGGTGGAAGTCTTGAAGATCGACTCAACTGCAAAGACAATACTCCCCCATTATCGTGGCAAAATAGAATCCGGATAGCTGCTGAATTATGTTCTGTGCTTATATTTCTTCATTCTTGTGGCATCGTTCATGGTGATCTAAAACCTGCTAATCTCCTCCTCGATAAAAACTTGGTTAGCAAGTTAAGTGACTTCGGAATCTGTCGTGTGCTCTCACAAAATGAGTTTTCAAGCAATAACACATCACTATGTTGCAGAACCGACCCTAAGGGTACATTTGTATACATGGATCCTGAATTTCTTTCGACTGGAGAGCTTACTTCAAAGTCAGATACGTACTCTTTTGGTATTATATTGTTGAGGTTGTTGACGGGTAGGCCTGCTTTGGGGATAACAAAGGAAGTCCAATATGCACTGAATAAAGAAAATCTGAAGAGTATATTGGATCCTACAGCTGGAGATTGGCCTTTTGTACAAGCACAACAATTGGCTCTTTTAGCAATGAATTGTTGTGATGTCGCTCGTAAAAACCGACCCGATCTTGCAACCGAGGCATGGAGGGTGCTTGAACCAATGCGGGTTTCTTGTGGACTTTCTTCCTTTAGATTCGGTTCAGAAGGACAGTGCCAGATTCCACACTACTTTATTTGTCCAATCTTTCAG GAAATCATGCAAGATCCGGTGGTTGCTGCTGATGGATTCACGTATGAAGCAGAGGCTTTAAAAGGATGGTTAGACAGCGGCCATAAAACTTCACCCATGACCAACCTTGAGCTAGCCACCTCCAACTTAGTCCCAAACCATGCTCTTCGATCTGCCATTCAAGAGTGGCTCCAACAGCCTTGA
- the LOC122599917 gene encoding U-box domain-containing protein 33-like isoform X2, whose protein sequence is MALVVSCVLMDGGQRIRYPAVDTSDEITQDDETPAAAAVNNKVYVAVGKDLKESQSVLRWAMHKHGGDKQICLLHVHQPAHKIPMMGTKFRINQLEAHQVATYHERERQDMLQLLETYNQMCQNSGVHLEVQYIEMDSIEKGIVEFILQYNVRRLVMGAAADKHYSRRMVDLKSKKAIYVRFHAPASCHIQFVCKGNIIFTRQGRLGGPGVSVSALSLSPDTHSNSGQSSSIPRSLSERVNTRLQPDSPPQNYRRVTSDNCGTRRTSLPSFNVESTPPIRLNPELISNEWSGISHRSPLSGSRISTGSSEMMDGQGPLSYALSEDSEVGSDHGVVPEIKEDIHHLSPSSVIERGMNDELYDQLAQAMAEADNSKRDAFEESIRRRKAEKDAIEAKRRVKVSENLYSEEYRRRREIDETLEKTNAEHEYVKEQLDEVAEELRMALEQKSFLESQIADSDRTVQELEQKMFSAVGLLQDYKKERDELQIECDDALRIVEELREKQAEEASSSRMSKFYAEFSFSEIKEATHNFDPFFKIGEGGYGSIYRCFLRHTEVAIKMLHSHSLQGPSEFQQEVNVLSKLRHPNLVTLIGACPDAWIIVYEYLSGGSLEDRLNCKDNTPPLSWQNRIRIAAELCSVLIFLHSCGIVHGDLKPANLLLDKNLVSKLSDFGICRVLSQNEFSSNNTSLCCRTDPKGTFVYMDPEFLSTGELTSKSDTYSFGIILLRLLTGRPALGITKEVQYALNKENLKSILDPTAGDWPFVQAQQLALLAMNCCDVARKNRPDLATEAWRVLEPMRVSCGLSSFRFGSEGQCQIPHYFICPIFQEIMQDPVVAADGFTYEAEALKGWLDSGHKTSPMTNLELATSNLVPNHALRSAIQEWLQQP, encoded by the exons ATGGCACTAGTAGTAAGTTGTGTGTTGATGGATGGTGGTCAAAGAATAAGGTATCCTGCTGTAGACACCTCTGATGAGATTACGCAAGACGACGAAAcccctgctgctgctgctgttaATAATAAGGTTTATGTGGCCGTCGGGAAAGATCTGAAAGAGAGCCAGTCTGTTCTGCGGTGGGCGATGCATAAACATGGAGGAGATAAACAGATATGTTTACTTCACGTTCACCAACCTGCACACAAGATCCCCATGA TGGGCACAAAATTTAGAATAAACCAACTTGAAGCGCATCAAGTTGCGACTTACCATGAAAGGGAGAGGCAAGACATGCTGCAGCTTCTCGAAACATACAATCAGATGTGTCAGAACTCAGGG GTGCATCTGGAGGTGCAATATATTGAGATGGATTCTATTGAGAAAGGTATTGTGGAATTCATACTTCAGTACAACGTCAGAAGGCTCGTAATGGGAGCAGCTGCAGACAAGCATTATTCAAG GAGAATGGTTGACCTGAAGTCAAAGAAAGCCATCTATGTGCGTTTTCATGCACCTGCTTCCTGTCATATCCAATTTGTTTGCAAAGGAAACATCATATTCACTAG GCAAGGCAGGTTGGGTGGACCTGGTGTTTCAGTGTCAGCTCTGTCACTCTCACCAGATACACATTCTAATTCTGGGCAAAGTTCATCGATTCCAAGATCTCTTAGTGAAAGAGTAAATACTAGATTACAGCCCGATAGTCCGCCTCAGAATTACCGAAGAGTCACGTCTGACAATTGTGGAACCAGAAGAACCTCATTACCTAGTTTTAACGTTGAGTCAACTCCTCCTATTAGACTAAATCCTGAACTCATCTCTAATGAATGGAGTGGGATTTCACATAGAAGCCCCTTATCTGGTTCACGGATATCTACTGGTTCTAGTGAAATGATGGATGGTCAAGGACCACTTTCATATGCTTTAAGTGAAGATAGTGAAGTTGGATCAGATCACGGTGTAGTGCCTGAAATCAAAGAGGACATTCACCATCTGTCACCTTCCAGTGTAATA GAAAGAGGCATGAATGATGAGCTTTATGATCAGCTTGCACAAGCCATGGCAGAGGCAGACAATTCAAAACGAGATGCATTTGAAGAGTCTATCAGGCGCAGGAaagcagaaaaagatgctattgaGGCCAAACGCAGG GTTAAAGTATCTGAAAACTTGTATTCTGAAGAATATAGACGGAGGCGGGAGATTGATGAAACATTAGAGAAAACCAACGCAGAACATGAATATGTTAAAGAGCAGCTAGATGAAGTTGCAGAAGAACTCCGCATGGCTCTTGAACAGAAATCATTTCTCGAAAGTCAAATTGCAGATTCTGACCGTACGGTGCAGGAGCTGGAACAAAAGATGTTCTCTGCTGTTGGGTTGTTGCAGGATTACAAAAAGGAACGTGATGAGTTGCAGATAGAGTGTGATGATGCGCTTAGAATAGTAGAGGAATTGAGAGAGAAACAAGCAGAGGAAGCCTCAAGCTCTAGGATGTCTAAGTTCTATGCTGAGTTCTCGTTCTCAGAAATCAAAGAAGCCACTCACAACTTTGACCCATTTTTCAAGATTGGAGAAGGGGGTTATGGAAGTATATACAGATGTTTCCTTCGGCACACTGAAGTGGCCATAAAGATGTTGCACTCGCATAGCCTTCAAGGGCCCTCAGAATTTCAGCAGGAG GTCAATGTTTTGAGCAAACTCAGGCACCCGAATCTTGTAACCCTAATAGGAGCCTGCCCAGATGCTTGGATAATTGTTTATGAGTATCTTTCTGGTGGAAGTCTTGAAGATCGACTCAACTGCAAAGACAATACTCCCCCATTATCGTGGCAAAATAGAATCCGGATAGCTGCTGAATTATGTTCTGTGCTTATATTTCTTCATTCTTGTGGCATCGTTCATGGTGATCTAAAACCTGCTAATCTCCTCCTCGATAAAAACTTGGTTAGCAAGTTAAGTGACTTCGGAATCTGTCGTGTGCTCTCACAAAATGAGTTTTCAAGCAATAACACATCACTATGTTGCAGAACCGACCCTAAGGGTACATTTGTATACATGGATCCTGAATTTCTTTCGACTGGAGAGCTTACTTCAAAGTCAGATACGTACTCTTTTGGTATTATATTGTTGAGGTTGTTGACGGGTAGGCCTGCTTTGGGGATAACAAAGGAAGTCCAATATGCACTGAATAAAGAAAATCTGAAGAGTATATTGGATCCTACAGCTGGAGATTGGCCTTTTGTACAAGCACAACAATTGGCTCTTTTAGCAATGAATTGTTGTGATGTCGCTCGTAAAAACCGACCCGATCTTGCAACCGAGGCATGGAGGGTGCTTGAACCAATGCGGGTTTCTTGTGGACTTTCTTCCTTTAGATTCGGTTCAGAAGGACAGTGCCAGATTCCACACTACTTTATTTGTCCAATCTTTCAG GAAATCATGCAAGATCCGGTGGTTGCTGCTGATGGATTCACGTATGAAGCAGAGGCTTTAAAAGGATGGTTAGACAGCGGCCATAAAACTTCACCCATGACCAACCTTGAGCTAGCCACCTCCAACTTAGTCCCAAACCATGCTCTTCGATCTGCCATTCAAGAGTGGCTCCAACAGCCTTGA
- the LOC122599917 gene encoding U-box domain-containing protein 33-like isoform X3 → MDGGQRIRYPAVDTSDEITQDDETPAAAAVNNKVYVAVGKDLKESQSVLRWAMHKHGGDKQICLLHVHQPAHKIPMMGTKFRINQLEAHQVATYHERERQDMLQLLETYNQMCQNSGVHLEVQYIEMDSIEKGIVEFILQYNVRRLVMGAAADKHYSRRMVDLKSKKAIYVRFHAPASCHIQFVCKGNIIFTRQGRLGGPGVSVSALSLSPDTHSNSGQSSSIPRSLSERVNTRLQPDSPPQNYRRVTSDNCGTRRTSLPSFNVESTPPIRLNPELISNEWSGISHRSPLSGSRISTGSSEMMDGQGPLSYALSEDSEVGSDHGVVPEIKEDIHHLSPSSVIQERGMNDELYDQLAQAMAEADNSKRDAFEESIRRRKAEKDAIEAKRRVKVSENLYSEEYRRRREIDETLEKTNAEHEYVKEQLDEVAEELRMALEQKSFLESQIADSDRTVQELEQKMFSAVGLLQDYKKERDELQIECDDALRIVEELREKQAEEASSSRMSKFYAEFSFSEIKEATHNFDPFFKIGEGGYGSIYRCFLRHTEVAIKMLHSHSLQGPSEFQQEVNVLSKLRHPNLVTLIGACPDAWIIVYEYLSGGSLEDRLNCKDNTPPLSWQNRIRIAAELCSVLIFLHSCGIVHGDLKPANLLLDKNLVSKLSDFGICRVLSQNEFSSNNTSLCCRTDPKGTFVYMDPEFLSTGELTSKSDTYSFGIILLRLLTGRPALGITKEVQYALNKENLKSILDPTAGDWPFVQAQQLALLAMNCCDVARKNRPDLATEAWRVLEPMRVSCGLSSFRFGSEGQCQIPHYFICPIFQEIMQDPVVAADGFTYEAEALKGWLDSGHKTSPMTNLELATSNLVPNHALRSAIQEWLQQP, encoded by the exons ATGGATGGTGGTCAAAGAATAAGGTATCCTGCTGTAGACACCTCTGATGAGATTACGCAAGACGACGAAAcccctgctgctgctgctgttaATAATAAGGTTTATGTGGCCGTCGGGAAAGATCTGAAAGAGAGCCAGTCTGTTCTGCGGTGGGCGATGCATAAACATGGAGGAGATAAACAGATATGTTTACTTCACGTTCACCAACCTGCACACAAGATCCCCATGA TGGGCACAAAATTTAGAATAAACCAACTTGAAGCGCATCAAGTTGCGACTTACCATGAAAGGGAGAGGCAAGACATGCTGCAGCTTCTCGAAACATACAATCAGATGTGTCAGAACTCAGGG GTGCATCTGGAGGTGCAATATATTGAGATGGATTCTATTGAGAAAGGTATTGTGGAATTCATACTTCAGTACAACGTCAGAAGGCTCGTAATGGGAGCAGCTGCAGACAAGCATTATTCAAG GAGAATGGTTGACCTGAAGTCAAAGAAAGCCATCTATGTGCGTTTTCATGCACCTGCTTCCTGTCATATCCAATTTGTTTGCAAAGGAAACATCATATTCACTAG GCAAGGCAGGTTGGGTGGACCTGGTGTTTCAGTGTCAGCTCTGTCACTCTCACCAGATACACATTCTAATTCTGGGCAAAGTTCATCGATTCCAAGATCTCTTAGTGAAAGAGTAAATACTAGATTACAGCCCGATAGTCCGCCTCAGAATTACCGAAGAGTCACGTCTGACAATTGTGGAACCAGAAGAACCTCATTACCTAGTTTTAACGTTGAGTCAACTCCTCCTATTAGACTAAATCCTGAACTCATCTCTAATGAATGGAGTGGGATTTCACATAGAAGCCCCTTATCTGGTTCACGGATATCTACTGGTTCTAGTGAAATGATGGATGGTCAAGGACCACTTTCATATGCTTTAAGTGAAGATAGTGAAGTTGGATCAGATCACGGTGTAGTGCCTGAAATCAAAGAGGACATTCACCATCTGTCACCTTCCAGTGTAATA CAGGAAAGAGGCATGAATGATGAGCTTTATGATCAGCTTGCACAAGCCATGGCAGAGGCAGACAATTCAAAACGAGATGCATTTGAAGAGTCTATCAGGCGCAGGAaagcagaaaaagatgctattgaGGCCAAACGCAGG GTTAAAGTATCTGAAAACTTGTATTCTGAAGAATATAGACGGAGGCGGGAGATTGATGAAACATTAGAGAAAACCAACGCAGAACATGAATATGTTAAAGAGCAGCTAGATGAAGTTGCAGAAGAACTCCGCATGGCTCTTGAACAGAAATCATTTCTCGAAAGTCAAATTGCAGATTCTGACCGTACGGTGCAGGAGCTGGAACAAAAGATGTTCTCTGCTGTTGGGTTGTTGCAGGATTACAAAAAGGAACGTGATGAGTTGCAGATAGAGTGTGATGATGCGCTTAGAATAGTAGAGGAATTGAGAGAGAAACAAGCAGAGGAAGCCTCAAGCTCTAGGATGTCTAAGTTCTATGCTGAGTTCTCGTTCTCAGAAATCAAAGAAGCCACTCACAACTTTGACCCATTTTTCAAGATTGGAGAAGGGGGTTATGGAAGTATATACAGATGTTTCCTTCGGCACACTGAAGTGGCCATAAAGATGTTGCACTCGCATAGCCTTCAAGGGCCCTCAGAATTTCAGCAGGAG GTCAATGTTTTGAGCAAACTCAGGCACCCGAATCTTGTAACCCTAATAGGAGCCTGCCCAGATGCTTGGATAATTGTTTATGAGTATCTTTCTGGTGGAAGTCTTGAAGATCGACTCAACTGCAAAGACAATACTCCCCCATTATCGTGGCAAAATAGAATCCGGATAGCTGCTGAATTATGTTCTGTGCTTATATTTCTTCATTCTTGTGGCATCGTTCATGGTGATCTAAAACCTGCTAATCTCCTCCTCGATAAAAACTTGGTTAGCAAGTTAAGTGACTTCGGAATCTGTCGTGTGCTCTCACAAAATGAGTTTTCAAGCAATAACACATCACTATGTTGCAGAACCGACCCTAAGGGTACATTTGTATACATGGATCCTGAATTTCTTTCGACTGGAGAGCTTACTTCAAAGTCAGATACGTACTCTTTTGGTATTATATTGTTGAGGTTGTTGACGGGTAGGCCTGCTTTGGGGATAACAAAGGAAGTCCAATATGCACTGAATAAAGAAAATCTGAAGAGTATATTGGATCCTACAGCTGGAGATTGGCCTTTTGTACAAGCACAACAATTGGCTCTTTTAGCAATGAATTGTTGTGATGTCGCTCGTAAAAACCGACCCGATCTTGCAACCGAGGCATGGAGGGTGCTTGAACCAATGCGGGTTTCTTGTGGACTTTCTTCCTTTAGATTCGGTTCAGAAGGACAGTGCCAGATTCCACACTACTTTATTTGTCCAATCTTTCAG GAAATCATGCAAGATCCGGTGGTTGCTGCTGATGGATTCACGTATGAAGCAGAGGCTTTAAAAGGATGGTTAGACAGCGGCCATAAAACTTCACCCATGACCAACCTTGAGCTAGCCACCTCCAACTTAGTCCCAAACCATGCTCTTCGATCTGCCATTCAAGAGTGGCTCCAACAGCCTTGA